A window of Pusillimonas sp. T7-7 contains these coding sequences:
- a CDS encoding glycosyltransferase family 1 protein, whose product MKLILSIETVRYPLTGIGRYVYELASRAMEHREAFESLQLFGLKGFVNELPQAQNTAGSLHHWKGLIQKSHWATEAYRQLSNAMRARALRGYQDHIFHGPSFTLPRFDGKKIATVHDLSPFIWADSMTSQRAKYLQTEIAYTVEHADLLITDSEFTRHEVASYFGWDINKIYAVPLAAAPEFRQRPVQELVKPLARLGLAPGKYGLYVGTIEPRKNIASLLQAYRLLPDALRQEYPLVLTGYSGWKSDDLHQQMQQAEQEGWARYLGYSALEDLPFLYAGARVFAFPSLYEGFGLPVLEAMSSGVPVVCSNRASLPEVVGDAALLNDALDVETLSAHLLQGLTDEDWRALAIQRGSEKSASYSWQKCAEETRVVYRRLDQNG is encoded by the coding sequence ATGAAGCTTATTTTATCTATAGAGACGGTGCGCTACCCCCTGACAGGTATCGGTCGGTATGTGTACGAACTGGCGTCACGCGCCATGGAGCACCGTGAGGCTTTTGAATCGTTACAGCTGTTTGGGCTAAAGGGCTTTGTTAACGAATTGCCCCAGGCCCAAAATACTGCTGGATCGCTGCATCACTGGAAAGGACTTATACAAAAAAGCCATTGGGCTACGGAAGCGTACCGGCAACTAAGTAATGCCATGCGAGCACGCGCCTTGCGTGGCTATCAGGATCACATCTTTCATGGCCCAAGTTTTACCTTACCCAGGTTTGACGGGAAGAAAATCGCCACGGTTCATGACTTGTCCCCCTTTATATGGGCAGACAGCATGACATCGCAGCGGGCCAAATACCTGCAAACAGAAATAGCGTATACGGTAGAGCACGCTGACTTGCTGATTACCGACTCTGAGTTTACCAGGCACGAAGTGGCGTCCTATTTTGGTTGGGACATTAATAAAATATATGCAGTGCCATTGGCGGCTGCGCCGGAGTTCAGGCAGCGGCCTGTACAGGAGCTTGTCAAGCCCTTGGCCCGACTAGGCTTGGCGCCTGGCAAATATGGTTTATATGTGGGCACGATTGAGCCGCGGAAGAACATCGCTTCTTTATTGCAAGCGTATCGGCTGTTGCCGGATGCACTACGCCAGGAGTATCCGTTGGTGCTGACAGGCTATTCAGGATGGAAGAGCGACGATCTGCACCAACAAATGCAGCAGGCTGAACAGGAAGGCTGGGCGCGCTATTTGGGCTACAGCGCACTGGAAGATCTGCCCTTTTTGTATGCTGGGGCACGCGTTTTTGCCTTTCCTTCCTTATATGAAGGGTTTGGTCTGCCGGTGCTTGAGGCCATGAGTTCCGGGGTGCCTGTAGTGTGTTCCAATAGAGCTAGCTTGCCGGAGGTGGTGGGAGATGCCGCGTTGTTAAATGATGCGCTAGATGTGGAAACCCTGTCAGCCCATTTGTTGCAGGGGCTTACCGACGAGGATTGGCGGGCGCTGGCGATACAACGCGGTTCGGAAAAGTCAGCTAGCTACAGTTGGCAAAAGTGCGCGGAAGAAACCAGGGTTGTGTATCGAAGGCTAGATCAAAATGGATGA
- a CDS encoding mannose-1-phosphate guanylyltransferase/mannose-6-phosphate isomerase produces MKTLIPTILCGGAGSRLWPVSREQHPKPFIRLADKQSLLQKAFVRGAVLPGVQEVVTVTNRELFFKTEEEFHAVKTGNVQTSYILEPFGRNTAAAVACAALHVQQKYGDDALLLVLAADHLIADQAAFARAVERAAELASQGQLVTFGIKPLGPETGYGYIESDGEKVLQFVEKPNLETAKQYVESGRFYWNSGMFCMRVGTVLQELEQHSPEVLAAVKACLAQSRTADGKGFTQVTLDPDSFSVVPDISVDYALMEKSANVSVVACDIGWSDIGSWDALGGLGEANEDGNCIEGEALTHDVHNCFIQSQDRLVGAVGVDNLIIVDTPDALLVADKSRSQDVKHLYAALKAQNNELYKLHRTVFRPWGSYTVLEEGPRYKMKRLEVKPGGQLSLQMHHHRSEHWIVVSGMAKVVNGESEMLVGTNESTYIPAGHQHRLENPGVVDLVLIEVQSGEYLGEDDIVRFDDVYGRV; encoded by the coding sequence GTGAAAACTCTAATACCAACTATTTTGTGCGGTGGTGCAGGTTCGCGTTTGTGGCCTGTGTCACGTGAACAGCACCCTAAACCGTTCATTCGCCTGGCCGATAAGCAAAGTCTGCTGCAAAAGGCGTTTGTGCGTGGGGCAGTCCTTCCTGGGGTGCAGGAAGTGGTCACGGTGACCAATCGCGAGCTTTTCTTCAAGACCGAAGAAGAGTTTCATGCCGTGAAGACCGGTAATGTGCAAACGTCTTATATTCTTGAACCTTTCGGGCGCAATACTGCTGCTGCGGTGGCCTGTGCGGCACTGCACGTACAGCAAAAGTATGGCGATGATGCCTTACTGCTTGTGCTTGCCGCCGACCATTTGATTGCAGACCAGGCTGCCTTTGCTCGTGCTGTGGAGCGGGCGGCCGAGCTGGCTTCGCAAGGCCAGTTGGTTACCTTTGGCATCAAGCCCTTGGGCCCCGAAACTGGTTATGGCTATATAGAATCTGACGGCGAAAAAGTACTGCAGTTCGTCGAAAAGCCTAACCTTGAAACGGCCAAGCAATATGTGGAGTCGGGTCGGTTTTATTGGAATTCCGGCATGTTTTGCATGCGTGTGGGTACGGTGTTGCAAGAGCTGGAACAACACAGTCCGGAAGTTCTTGCGGCAGTCAAGGCTTGCTTGGCGCAGTCCCGTACAGCGGATGGCAAGGGGTTTACCCAAGTCACGCTAGACCCCGATTCATTTAGCGTCGTTCCCGACATCTCGGTTGACTATGCCTTGATGGAAAAATCGGCCAACGTGTCGGTAGTAGCCTGCGATATTGGCTGGAGCGATATTGGTTCGTGGGATGCCCTAGGTGGATTGGGCGAAGCAAACGAGGATGGTAACTGCATCGAGGGTGAAGCGCTCACGCACGACGTACACAACTGCTTCATTCAAAGCCAAGACAGGTTGGTGGGTGCAGTGGGCGTTGATAACCTGATTATTGTTGACACCCCCGATGCCTTGCTGGTGGCCGACAAGAGCCGTAGCCAAGATGTTAAGCACTTGTATGCCGCCCTGAAAGCGCAAAACAACGAGCTTTACAAGTTGCATCGCACCGTGTTTCGCCCCTGGGGCAGCTATACCGTGCTGGAAGAAGGGCCGCGCTATAAAATGAAGCGCCTGGAAGTCAAGCCTGGTGGGCAACTGAGCTTGCAAATGCACCACCACCGCAGTGAGCACTGGATTGTGGTCAGCGGCATGGCCAAAGTGGTCAATGGCGAAAGCGAAATGTTGGTCGGCACCAACGAGTCTACTTATATACCTGCCGGGCATCAGCATAGGCTTGAAAACCCCGGTGTCGTTGATTTGGTACTCATCGAAGTACAAAGCGGCGAATATCTGGGCGAAGACGATATTGTTCGTTTTGACGACGTTTACGGACGAGTATGA
- a CDS encoding ABC transporter ATP-binding protein gives MGTITASNLGKAYKQYANRWGRLVEWVWPGKRQRHTLKWVMQDVSFTVQPGEAVGIIGINGAGKSTLLKMITGTTQPTTGSVTLTGRVAALLELGMGFHPDFTGRQNAYMAGQLLGYSIEDITRLMPEIEAFAEIGDYIDQPVRIYSSGMQVRLAFSVATAARPDILIVDEALSVGDDYFQHKSFDRIRNYSKQGTTLLFVSHDKQAIQTLCDRAILLNSGKVAMEGEPEAVLDYYNAMLANAQKQTVTQVLLDSGKTQTISGTGEATVASIALVSAEGNPLEVVGVGQKVTLQIEVQVNSDLERLVLGYSIKDRLGQTIFGTNTELKKKPLYGVIAGSRVTFYFLFDINIGPGTYSIQTALCSTENHLANNYEWRDLAFIFNVINKDKDHFAGSAWLDPEIKLHQ, from the coding sequence ATGGGTACGATTACTGCCAGTAATTTAGGTAAAGCATACAAGCAGTATGCAAATCGGTGGGGGCGCTTGGTCGAGTGGGTGTGGCCAGGTAAAAGGCAACGCCATACTCTGAAATGGGTTATGCAAGATGTTAGCTTTACCGTCCAGCCTGGCGAGGCTGTTGGAATCATTGGTATTAATGGTGCTGGAAAAAGCACTTTACTAAAAATGATTACAGGCACAACACAACCTACTACGGGTTCAGTCACCCTTACGGGGCGCGTTGCCGCATTGCTAGAGTTAGGTATGGGCTTTCATCCTGATTTTACCGGCAGGCAGAACGCCTATATGGCAGGCCAGCTGCTGGGCTACAGCATAGAAGACATAACACGCTTAATGCCCGAGATTGAGGCTTTTGCAGAGATTGGTGACTATATTGATCAACCTGTGCGGATATATTCCAGCGGCATGCAAGTTCGACTTGCTTTTAGCGTTGCCACAGCCGCTAGACCTGATATTCTAATTGTTGACGAGGCTTTGTCAGTTGGTGACGATTATTTTCAACACAAAAGTTTTGATCGAATTCGAAATTATAGTAAACAAGGTACTACATTATTATTCGTCTCACATGATAAGCAAGCTATTCAGACCCTTTGTGACCGCGCCATTTTACTAAATTCTGGAAAGGTCGCGATGGAGGGTGAACCTGAGGCTGTTTTGGATTACTACAATGCCATGTTGGCTAATGCTCAAAAGCAGACCGTAACACAGGTGCTCTTGGATAGTGGGAAAACCCAGACCATTTCTGGGACAGGGGAGGCGACAGTTGCTAGCATTGCACTCGTTAGTGCAGAGGGTAATCCTCTAGAGGTTGTCGGTGTGGGTCAGAAGGTGACATTGCAAATCGAAGTGCAAGTAAATTCTGATCTTGAGCGACTTGTTTTAGGCTACAGCATAAAGGATCGTTTAGGGCAAACCATATTTGGTACCAACACTGAATTGAAAAAAAAGCCATTATATGGGGTAATAGCCGGTTCGCGAGTGACGTTTTATTTCTTGTTTGATATCAATATAGGGCCTGGAACTTATTCTATACAAACCGCGTTATGTAGTACGGAAAATCATTTGGCTAATAATTATGAATGGCGAGATTTAGCATTTATTTTTAATGTTATTAATAAGGATAAGGATCATTTTGCCGGCAGTGCTTGGCTGGATCCGGAAATCAAATTACATCAATAA
- a CDS encoding FkbM family methyltransferase: MISFAQNFEDVMLSRALKGIQNGFYIDVGAAWPDYDSVTKAFYDQGWRGINIEPNPVFHSQYAEVRAKDINLAVAIGEIPTKLMMSFVKDTGLSTLNPTVALQHSGQGRNIDEREVDVTTLAVVWNEHVPENQDVHFLKIDVEGFEAAAIRGNDWVKNRPWIVLVEATIPMSQVESYATWENVLTSADYHFAYADGLNRFYVANEHNELLDAFKYPPNVFDRFVLASQVKLESGLRESQRATQAAMHEREEAMLGKEIALSYKEQLESDKNRLELELQSVYSSKSWRLTAPLRATIGRLKSLHDIKDGQHNIFQSFRQQIRSLVYLLLRRPHVKSVAKRVLTILRNLKRSILRLASKKDSESTIDSMSLHATQVYSALQKVINDTNKRV; encoded by the coding sequence ATGATATCGTTCGCGCAAAATTTTGAAGATGTAATGCTATCACGTGCGTTAAAAGGCATTCAAAATGGTTTTTACATCGACGTGGGTGCGGCCTGGCCTGATTATGATTCGGTGACTAAGGCATTTTATGATCAAGGGTGGCGCGGTATTAATATCGAGCCAAACCCTGTGTTTCATAGTCAATATGCTGAGGTTCGTGCTAAAGATATAAATCTAGCTGTAGCAATAGGCGAGATTCCTACAAAGTTGATGATGAGCTTTGTTAAAGATACAGGACTGTCAACGCTTAACCCAACCGTTGCGTTGCAGCATTCGGGACAGGGGCGTAATATCGACGAGCGGGAGGTTGATGTAACTACACTTGCTGTAGTTTGGAATGAGCATGTGCCTGAAAATCAAGATGTGCATTTCTTAAAGATAGACGTTGAAGGGTTCGAGGCTGCGGCGATTCGTGGGAATGATTGGGTAAAGAATCGGCCTTGGATTGTGCTTGTCGAAGCCACAATACCAATGTCTCAGGTGGAGTCGTATGCGACTTGGGAGAATGTGTTAACCAGTGCTGATTATCACTTTGCTTATGCCGATGGGCTGAATAGATTTTATGTCGCCAATGAGCATAACGAGCTATTGGATGCGTTCAAATATCCTCCGAATGTATTTGACCGTTTTGTGCTCGCAAGTCAGGTGAAGCTTGAGTCGGGACTAAGAGAGTCACAGCGAGCTACCCAAGCGGCTATGCATGAGAGGGAGGAAGCAATGTTAGGCAAGGAAATAGCTCTCTCATATAAGGAGCAGCTCGAGTCGGATAAGAATCGACTCGAGCTGGAGCTGCAGTCTGTTTATAGTAGCAAGTCTTGGAGGCTGACGGCACCATTACGTGCCACGATCGGCCGGTTGAAGTCATTGCACGACATTAAAGACGGACAGCACAATATATTCCAATCTTTTCGTCAGCAAATCCGCTCGTTGGTTTATTTACTATTAAGAAGGCCACACGTCAAATCAGTTGCTAAAAGGGTGTTGACGATTCTACGTAATCTGAAGAGAAGCATACTTAGGCTAGCCTCCAAGAAGGACTCCGAAAGCACAATAGACTCGATGTCGTTGCACGCCACTCAAGTTTATTCTGCGCTTCAGAAAGTGATAAATGACACTAATAAGCGAGTTTGA
- a CDS encoding ABC transporter permease yields MLFALSRSVWAYRGFILGNVKREFQSKYRNSLLGAAWTVLNPVAMIFVYTVIFSQVMRAKLPGVDSTFGYSIFLCGGVLLWGYFSEIVGRAQNVFIENANLLKKISFPRLCLPVVIVANATLNFAIIFSLFTLFLLVSGNFPGLAYVAIIPVLVIMVTFAIGLGITLGVLNVFFRDVGQLFGIVLQFWFWLTPIVYHINILPERVQPYLTLNPMVGIVVAIQNILLNNQWPQWQSLIGVMVLAVFFCVLGLRLFRKHAGEMVDEL; encoded by the coding sequence ATGCTATTTGCTCTTTCCCGTTCCGTGTGGGCTTATCGGGGTTTTATTCTAGGTAACGTCAAGCGTGAGTTTCAGTCCAAGTATCGAAACTCGTTGCTGGGTGCCGCATGGACGGTATTGAATCCGGTCGCCATGATTTTCGTTTATACGGTCATCTTTTCGCAGGTTATGCGTGCAAAGCTGCCGGGCGTGGATAGCACCTTCGGTTACAGCATTTTTTTGTGTGGCGGTGTTTTATTGTGGGGCTATTTTTCAGAGATAGTGGGTCGTGCCCAAAATGTATTTATAGAGAACGCGAATCTGCTAAAAAAAATTAGCTTTCCACGGCTATGTTTACCTGTGGTTATTGTGGCTAATGCAACGTTGAATTTTGCTATTATATTTAGTCTTTTTACGTTATTTTTATTAGTATCGGGTAATTTTCCCGGCTTGGCATATGTTGCCATAATACCTGTGCTAGTCATCATGGTTACATTTGCCATAGGTTTAGGTATTACGCTGGGTGTGCTTAATGTATTCTTTCGCGATGTGGGCCAGCTATTTGGTATTGTGTTGCAGTTTTGGTTTTGGCTAACGCCTATTGTATACCACATAAATATTCTGCCGGAACGAGTTCAGCCCTATTTGACACTTAATCCAATGGTGGGAATTGTTGTGGCAATTCAAAATATTCTATTAAATAATCAATGGCCGCAATGGCAATCATTAATCGGCGTTATGGTATTGGCTGTATTTTTTTGCGTGTTGGGCCTGCGGTTGTTTCGTAAACACGCTGGTGAGATGGTGGACGAACTGTAA
- the gmd gene encoding GDP-mannose 4,6-dehydratase, producing MSAKKALVTGITGQDGAYLVELLLEKGYEVYGTYRRTSSVNFWRIEELGVQDHPNLHLVEYDLTDLGATIALVEKVQPDEIYNLAAQSFVGVSFDQPTTTAQITGLGPVNLLEAIRLVNRKIRYYQASTSEMFGKVQAIPQQEDTPFYPRSPYGVAKLYAHWMTVNYRESYDIFGSSGILFNHESPLRGREFVTRKITDAVAKIKLGKQSVLELGNLDAKRDWGFAREYVDAMWRMLQVDEPDTFVVATNRTIPVRDFVSWAFKAADYDVVFEGTAEDEVGKDAKTGKVLVRVNPKFYRPAEVDLLIGNPAKAKAKLGWEPATTTEQLCQMMVEADLRRNEQGFSF from the coding sequence ATGAGTGCAAAAAAAGCCTTGGTAACTGGCATTACGGGTCAAGATGGCGCCTACCTGGTCGAGCTGTTGCTTGAAAAAGGGTACGAAGTCTATGGAACATATCGGCGTACCAGCTCCGTCAACTTCTGGCGTATTGAAGAGCTGGGCGTGCAAGATCACCCCAATCTGCACCTGGTTGAATATGATTTAACCGATCTGGGCGCAACGATTGCCCTGGTTGAAAAAGTGCAGCCAGACGAAATTTATAACCTGGCAGCCCAAAGCTTTGTAGGTGTCAGTTTTGATCAGCCGACCACCACGGCGCAGATCACCGGGCTGGGGCCGGTGAATTTGCTAGAGGCCATTCGCTTAGTCAATCGCAAGATCCGTTACTACCAGGCGTCTACATCGGAAATGTTCGGCAAGGTGCAAGCTATACCCCAACAAGAAGATACCCCCTTCTACCCTCGTAGCCCCTATGGTGTGGCAAAGCTGTACGCCCACTGGATGACTGTGAACTATCGCGAAAGCTACGATATATTCGGGTCTAGCGGCATTTTGTTCAATCACGAGTCTCCGCTGCGCGGGCGTGAGTTCGTTACGCGCAAAATTACGGATGCAGTCGCTAAAATCAAGCTTGGCAAGCAAAGCGTGCTTGAGCTGGGCAACCTGGATGCCAAGCGTGACTGGGGCTTTGCGCGTGAATACGTTGACGCTATGTGGCGTATGTTGCAGGTGGATGAACCCGATACCTTTGTTGTGGCCACCAACCGTACCATCCCCGTGCGCGACTTTGTGTCATGGGCCTTCAAGGCGGCCGATTACGATGTGGTTTTTGAGGGTACGGCTGAAGACGAGGTTGGCAAAGACGCGAAAACCGGAAAAGTATTGGTTCGTGTCAACCCCAAGTTTTATCGGCCAGCAGAGGTCGATTTGTTGATAGGCAACCCTGCCAAAGCCAAAGCCAAGCTGGGTTGGGAACCCGCCACGACTACCGAGCAACTGTGCCAGATGATGGTTGAAGCCGATTTGCGCCGGAATGAACAAGGGTTTTCTTTCTAA
- a CDS encoding NAD-dependent epimerase/dehydratase family protein has product MRTVLVTGIDGFTGRYVAAELQAAGYKVVGLGSGKASGQYYHANLLDADALAYVMADAQPDFIINLAAIAFVAHGDANAFYQVNVIGARNLLQAALNAKKQPRSILMVSSANVYGNATVSVIDENIPMAPVNDYAVSKLAMEYMTSLYIDKLPITIVRPFNYTGVGQAGNFLIPKIVDHFRRKAPIIELGNLDVSRDFGDARAVASAYRLLLQNSEAQGRVVNICSGQAYALEQIIQMCASVTGHEIQVKVNLDFVRENEIKVLRGDNTLLQVLAGPQWRPIPLEATLEWMLSQPE; this is encoded by the coding sequence ATGCGAACAGTATTGGTAACGGGTATTGATGGCTTTACTGGGCGCTATGTTGCCGCAGAACTGCAAGCGGCTGGCTACAAGGTCGTAGGACTGGGCAGTGGCAAGGCAAGCGGCCAGTATTACCACGCCAATTTGCTGGATGCTGATGCGCTAGCGTATGTGATGGCCGATGCGCAGCCGGATTTCATTATTAACCTGGCTGCCATTGCCTTTGTAGCGCATGGCGATGCCAATGCGTTTTACCAAGTCAATGTTATTGGGGCGCGTAACCTGCTACAGGCCGCGTTGAATGCCAAAAAACAGCCGCGCTCCATACTGATGGTTAGTAGTGCCAATGTATACGGCAATGCAACGGTTAGCGTTATTGACGAAAACATACCCATGGCACCGGTTAATGATTATGCAGTCAGCAAGCTGGCCATGGAGTACATGACCAGCCTGTATATCGATAAGCTACCCATTACCATTGTGCGTCCGTTCAACTACACGGGTGTAGGCCAGGCCGGCAATTTCCTTATTCCCAAGATTGTTGACCACTTTCGCCGCAAGGCGCCTATTATTGAGTTGGGTAATCTGGATGTCAGTCGTGATTTTGGCGATGCGCGCGCGGTTGCCAGCGCCTATCGCTTACTGTTGCAGAATAGTGAAGCGCAGGGCCGTGTCGTCAATATTTGTTCGGGCCAAGCCTATGCTTTGGAACAAATCATTCAGATGTGTGCTTCGGTAACGGGGCATGAAATCCAGGTCAAAGTAAACCTCGACTTCGTACGCGAAAATGAAATAAAAGTCCTGCGTGGCGATAACACTTTGCTGCAGGTCTTGGCTGGCCCACAATGGCGACCAATACCACTAGAGGCGACGCTTGAATGGATGCTAAGCCAGCCTGAATGA
- a CDS encoding glycosyltransferase family 1 protein produces MRIVIDMQGAQTGSRFRGIGRYTTALVDALLEQAGGHEVILVANAAMPESVLALRKHYRTHLPLTKLRVFDVPKGMAAPYGDAVAQRVQEAYMASLEPDVVLVTSLFEGYGSCAVTSVSASTTTHKTAVILYDLIPLLKPKEYLPDEREAALYSSKINMLKQADLLLAISESSCREAIEHLAVAEESVHNISAAVDPCFNTERHPDGQAAYDFAHLGITKDFVLYVPGGSDQRKNFRRLIEAYAMLTVAQRRRHQLVIASKLTDAMLVKLRQYAAKAGLRKGELVLTGYVEDRSLIALYSTAKLFVFPSVHEGFGLPALEAMACGAVVIGSDCSSIPEVIGNPEALFDPLSVSALHEKLSRALDEPGLRERLRASAKAQVARFTWEGTARAALEAIESLVSRKANQPVINNVDHKPTQDLIHRLVEALKGYTPSAEDFYEISRVLAFNSGGAKGVQRQLLVDVSGFEAIAQGGLLVSELALEQFISYQNPGVVIRPIHWEDGCFRYVRPANRDDKDAATGLYGMAVDVCQDDIYIGVYPDKSNASDERIAFYETLRVMGITLGFFLSDVMVVGLSGSGARSSKVAQLCELADLLVCESEQSAKILAGQLQSCDSGSPIIEHISSNENALDFSSIFKAIKGLGL; encoded by the coding sequence ATGCGCATTGTCATTGATATGCAAGGCGCCCAAACAGGCAGCCGCTTTCGAGGTATTGGGCGTTATACCACTGCATTGGTCGATGCTTTGTTGGAGCAAGCCGGTGGCCACGAGGTTATTCTGGTGGCCAATGCCGCTATGCCAGAAAGTGTGCTGGCACTGCGCAAGCACTATCGCACGCATTTACCGTTGACAAAACTTCGGGTGTTTGATGTACCCAAGGGCATGGCGGCGCCTTATGGCGATGCCGTTGCTCAACGTGTGCAAGAAGCCTATATGGCATCGCTGGAGCCAGATGTTGTATTGGTTACAAGCCTGTTCGAAGGCTATGGCAGTTGCGCGGTAACCTCTGTTTCGGCTAGTACGACGACGCACAAAACAGCCGTTATTCTTTATGATCTGATACCGCTCTTAAAGCCCAAAGAATATCTTCCCGATGAGCGGGAGGCAGCATTATATTCCAGCAAAATTAACATGCTGAAGCAAGCAGACTTGTTGCTGGCGATTTCGGAATCTTCTTGCCGCGAAGCGATTGAGCATTTGGCCGTTGCTGAAGAATCAGTCCATAACATTTCCGCAGCGGTGGACCCGTGTTTCAATACGGAGCGGCATCCAGACGGTCAGGCTGCGTATGATTTTGCACATTTGGGTATTACAAAAGACTTTGTCCTGTATGTACCGGGCGGTTCCGATCAAAGAAAAAACTTCCGTCGACTTATCGAGGCGTATGCGATGCTGACTGTAGCGCAGCGGCGGCGGCATCAACTGGTTATTGCCAGTAAGCTGACAGACGCTATGTTGGTCAAGTTGCGACAGTATGCCGCCAAGGCGGGCCTGCGTAAAGGCGAGCTTGTGCTGACGGGATACGTGGAAGATAGATCTCTGATCGCTTTATATTCGACGGCAAAGCTGTTTGTCTTTCCTTCTGTACATGAGGGGTTTGGCTTGCCTGCGCTTGAAGCCATGGCCTGTGGTGCGGTAGTGATCGGGTCGGATTGCAGCAGTATTCCAGAAGTTATCGGTAACCCCGAGGCGCTGTTTGATCCGCTTTCGGTATCGGCCCTGCATGAAAAGCTATCCAGAGCATTGGATGAGCCTGGACTCCGTGAGCGGCTGCGTGCGTCGGCTAAAGCACAAGTTGCACGGTTTACATGGGAAGGGACGGCCAGAGCGGCGTTGGAGGCCATTGAGTCACTGGTTAGCCGGAAGGCTAATCAGCCTGTTATCAACAATGTAGACCATAAGCCGACTCAAGACCTGATTCATCGACTTGTCGAAGCGTTAAAGGGGTACACCCCCAGCGCTGAGGATTTTTACGAAATATCCCGAGTTTTGGCATTCAATAGTGGCGGGGCCAAGGGGGTGCAGCGTCAGCTCCTAGTGGATGTGTCGGGCTTCGAAGCAATCGCACAAGGCGGACTATTGGTATCTGAACTTGCTTTGGAGCAGTTCATCAGCTATCAAAACCCAGGGGTGGTGATTCGGCCTATACATTGGGAGGATGGCTGCTTCAGATATGTGCGCCCAGCCAATAGAGATGATAAAGATGCAGCTACTGGCCTGTATGGCATGGCTGTCGATGTATGTCAGGATGATATCTATATAGGTGTCTACCCAGATAAAAGTAATGCATCAGACGAACGCATTGCTTTTTATGAAACCCTGCGGGTTATGGGCATTACCCTGGGCTTTTTTTTGAGTGATGTCATGGTGGTGGGACTCTCTGGGAGTGGTGCACGTTCAAGCAAAGTGGCGCAGCTATGCGAACTTGCTGACCTGCTCGTTTGCGAGTCGGAACAGTCCGCCAAGATATTGGCGGGGCAGTTGCAGTCGTGCGACAGTGGTAGTCCCATCATTGAGCATATAAGCAGTAATGAGAATGCTTTGGATTTTTCTAGTATTTTCAAGGCAATAAAGGGCCTTGGCCTATAA